Proteins encoded by one window of Tepidibacillus fermentans:
- a CDS encoding inorganic diphosphatase, whose protein sequence is MSKELIVDAFIEIPTGSQNKYEFDKEKGVFRLDRVLYSAVHYPTEYGYLENTLALDGDPLDILVLTSFPTFPGCVISSRVIGVLIMSDDKGQDEKLLAVPVDDPRFKEINSIADVPSHKLKEIEHFFKVYKDLENKTTIIEGWKDKKEAIKLYEECSARYHEGK, encoded by the coding sequence ATGTCTAAAGAATTAATCGTTGATGCTTTTATTGAAATCCCAACAGGTAGCCAAAATAAATATGAATTTGACAAAGAAAAAGGTGTATTCCGGTTAGACCGAGTACTTTACTCTGCTGTACATTATCCAACTGAATATGGCTATTTAGAGAATACACTGGCACTTGATGGAGATCCACTAGATATTTTGGTATTGACTTCATTCCCCACCTTTCCTGGATGTGTAATTAGTTCTCGCGTTATTGGGGTCTTAATTATGTCTGACGATAAAGGACAAGATGAGAAACTACTTGCTGTTCCTGTAGATGATCCACGTTTTAAAGAAATCAATTCTATTGCTGATGTTCCTTCACATAAATTAAAAGAGATCGAGCATTTCTTTAAAGTTTATAAAGATTTAGAAAATAAAACAACGATAATTGAAGGATGGAAAGATAAAAAAGAAGCAATTAAACTATACGAAGAGTGCTCAGCTAGATATCATGAAGGAAAATAA
- a CDS encoding ferredoxin, giving the protein MKTWVDKETCIACGACGATAPDVFDYDDDGIAYNILDNNQRTAEIPEELQDDVRDAAEGCPTDSIKIEE; this is encoded by the coding sequence ATGAAAACTTGGGTAGATAAAGAGACATGTATCGCTTGCGGTGCTTGCGGTGCTACTGCTCCAGATGTATTCGATTATGATGATGATGGTATTGCATATAACATCTTAGACAATAACCAAAGGACAGCTGAAATTCCTGAAGAATTGCAAGATGATGTACGTGATGCTGCTGAAGGTTGTCCAACAGATTCTATCAAAATTGAGGAATAG
- a CDS encoding helix-turn-helix domain-containing protein produces MEEGSNHSFLVFDFILFELIDKLKGERSITGIVRILKGSAAKQTLQDVHLFHVETFYGIFYLFSENEITRRIEFFLQKEYLSNIVNRLQIQEKGVRYLQWLRAQQLERTLPKIESVLLRNRKELFWKRLVLLIQTLSYFAYQKKRFVPIVADQEIKAWVKKYIKPLRQERLQKLIKQLRLELNQIRDHLNERDQQLLLYRLHGRHRSAFTWRQLESILQIPIAELKIRFSLTLLHIYLTICKEKNSYPIFSSLFDLQNETKILSKSTQYTLQLLKKGLTLKQIAIKRKLTIGTIYDHLMEIILQLPTQLKLENYIEKWKINQISEWYQQIGSYRLSDYKSLLNEAISYQDLRIVLAYYRAIESDSRC; encoded by the coding sequence ATGGAAGAGGGTTCTAATCATTCCTTCTTGGTTTTTGATTTTATCTTATTTGAATTAATCGATAAATTAAAAGGGGAACGCAGCATAACGGGAATCGTTCGGATTTTAAAAGGTTCCGCTGCTAAACAAACCCTACAAGATGTTCATCTTTTTCATGTTGAAACATTTTATGGTATTTTTTATCTCTTCTCTGAAAATGAGATTACTCGTCGAATTGAGTTCTTTTTGCAAAAAGAATATTTGAGCAACATAGTGAACCGGTTACAAATTCAAGAAAAAGGAGTAAGATACCTTCAATGGTTACGAGCACAACAACTTGAACGAACGTTGCCAAAAATCGAATCCGTTCTTCTTCGAAATCGAAAGGAATTATTTTGGAAACGGTTGGTTTTATTAATCCAAACACTCTCCTACTTTGCCTACCAAAAAAAACGATTTGTACCCATTGTAGCTGATCAAGAGATTAAAGCTTGGGTGAAAAAATACATCAAACCTCTTCGTCAAGAACGCCTACAAAAACTGATCAAACAACTACGACTAGAATTAAATCAAATCAGAGATCACTTAAATGAAAGAGATCAACAATTACTGTTATATCGTTTACATGGAAGACATCGAAGTGCTTTTACTTGGAGACAATTAGAATCGATTCTTCAAATCCCGATTGCTGAACTTAAAATCCGTTTTAGCTTAACCTTGCTTCACATCTATTTGACGATTTGTAAGGAGAAAAATAGCTATCCTATATTTTCTTCGTTATTCGATTTACAAAATGAAACAAAGATATTATCTAAATCGACACAATACACCTTACAATTGTTAAAAAAAGGATTAACACTGAAACAAATCGCAATAAAAAGGAAATTAACCATTGGAACAATCTATGATCATTTGATGGAAATTATCTTGCAACTTCCAACACAACTTAAACTCGAAAATTATATAGAAAAATGGAAGATCAATCAAATTTCAGAATGGTATCAACAAATAGGCTCCTATCGGTTGTCCGATTATAAGAGTCTTCTTAATGAGGCAATTTCTTATCAAGATCTTCGGATTGTATTGGCATATTATCGTGCGATTGAGAGTGATTCAAGATGTTAG
- a CDS encoding RecQ family ATP-dependent DNA helicase, producing MLEKLLYQYFGYSSFRPGQKEIIEQVLQGKNVLGILPTGSGKSVCYQLPSLIQSGLTIVVSPLIALMEDQVYQLREKGLPIATYINSHTSFQEYLHRWEQIKKGKYKLLYVSPEKFQQKNFLERLKKMKVSLFVIDEAHCISEWGHDFRVDYLRLKKSIQELGEPPVLCLTATATSFVQKDIIHQLGLKSVQQVVTTFDRVNIAYQIIPVQTIEEKRRTLFQSLKQLKGAGIIYVNMRATSEAITNELKMNGFYGIEAYHAGLSPEDRMIIQQQFMREELRVIVATKAFGMGIDKKNIRFVIHYDIPNSIESYVQETGRVARDGGQGIAILIYQQGNEDTVLHLIDSEYPEIGQIDWVCQQINQHLINSPIIFDFETYSSLGLTMEKLELILFYIEKENQIIWRREQTQFVVTKVMNDPIMPQIISRYFFIRKRKRIKDLEAMRNYITGATCRREQILRYFDETVKQKPELCCDICGLKQLPFETGEFQEPQREAFHWQQELDRLLPLREG from the coding sequence ATGTTAGAAAAATTGCTTTATCAATATTTTGGTTATTCTTCATTCCGTCCTGGGCAAAAAGAAATCATTGAACAGGTTTTGCAAGGGAAGAACGTTTTGGGAATCTTACCTACTGGAAGTGGAAAATCGGTTTGTTACCAATTACCAAGTTTGATTCAATCTGGGTTAACTATTGTTGTCTCTCCATTAATCGCATTAATGGAAGATCAAGTGTATCAGTTAAGAGAAAAAGGACTTCCTATCGCTACTTATATCAATAGCCATACATCCTTTCAAGAATATCTACATCGATGGGAGCAAATAAAGAAAGGAAAATATAAATTACTTTATGTGTCACCGGAAAAGTTCCAACAAAAAAATTTTCTTGAGCGTTTAAAGAAAATGAAAGTATCGCTATTTGTTATTGATGAAGCCCATTGCATATCGGAATGGGGTCATGATTTTCGTGTAGATTATCTTCGATTAAAAAAGAGTATACAAGAATTAGGCGAGCCGCCTGTATTATGTTTAACAGCGACAGCTACCTCGTTTGTTCAAAAGGATATTATCCATCAATTAGGCTTAAAATCAGTCCAACAGGTTGTGACAACCTTTGACCGGGTAAATATCGCTTATCAAATCATCCCTGTTCAAACGATCGAAGAAAAAAGAAGAACATTATTTCAATCATTAAAACAATTAAAAGGAGCAGGTATTATTTATGTCAATATGAGAGCAACGAGTGAAGCGATAACGAATGAACTAAAAATGAATGGATTTTATGGTATAGAAGCTTACCATGCAGGGTTGTCTCCAGAAGATCGAATGATTATTCAACAACAATTTATGCGTGAGGAATTAAGAGTGATTGTGGCGACAAAAGCATTTGGAATGGGAATCGACAAAAAAAATATCCGATTTGTGATCCATTATGATATCCCAAATAGTATTGAAAGTTATGTTCAAGAGACAGGAAGAGTTGCTCGTGATGGAGGGCAAGGAATAGCAATCTTAATTTATCAACAAGGGAATGAGGATACGGTTCTTCATCTCATTGATTCTGAATACCCAGAAATAGGACAGATTGATTGGGTATGTCAGCAAATTAACCAACACTTAATCAATTCACCTATCATTTTCGACTTTGAAACGTATTCGTCGTTAGGACTTACGATGGAAAAACTAGAATTGATTCTTTTTTATATTGAAAAAGAGAATCAAATTATTTGGAGAAGGGAGCAAACTCAATTTGTCGTAACAAAAGTGATGAATGATCCCATCATGCCTCAAATCATCTCACGTTATTTTTTCATTCGAAAAAGGAAAAGAATAAAAGACCTAGAAGCGATGCGAAATTACATAACAGGGGCAACCTGTCGAAGAGAGCAAATTCTTCGCTATTTTGATGAAACAGTAAAACAAAAACCTGAATTATGCTGTGATATTTGTGGATTAAAACAACTTCCATTCGAAACAGGGGAATTTCAGGAACCACAACGAGAAGCTTTTCATTGGCAACAAGAGCTCGATCGATTATTACCATTAAGAGAAGGATGA
- a CDS encoding CPBP family intramembrane glutamic endopeptidase: MPKSINISIEQLNPSILLMNLYLTQFITLTLAFLLYYFFYHLHPIAVIQQVVIIDMGVWPFLYGILFSLIVILIDLTLTFTVPKEWIDDGGINEKIFKSIPVWHIAIVSLIVSFSEELLFRGVIQNFLGISLTSFLFTIIHFRYLNKWVLTIETFLISLGLGFLSANVGWTSNFVAHFLIDFLLGILLQRGFLEKS; the protein is encoded by the coding sequence ATGCCTAAGTCAATCAATATCAGCATTGAGCAGTTAAATCCATCAATTCTATTAATGAATTTATATCTTACACAATTTATAACATTGACACTCGCTTTTTTATTGTATTACTTTTTTTATCACCTACATCCTATTGCAGTGATTCAGCAAGTAGTTATCATAGATATGGGTGTCTGGCCTTTCTTGTATGGTATCCTTTTTAGCCTCATCGTGATTCTAATTGATTTGACACTTACCTTTACTGTTCCAAAAGAGTGGATCGATGATGGAGGGATCAATGAAAAAATTTTTAAGAGTATTCCTGTTTGGCATATTGCAATCGTTTCGTTGATCGTAAGTTTTTCAGAAGAATTATTATTTCGTGGAGTCATCCAAAATTTTTTAGGAATTAGCTTAACGAGTTTTCTATTTACCATTATTCATTTTCGTTATTTGAATAAATGGGTATTAACCATCGAAACCTTTCTTATCAGTTTAGGTTTAGGTTTTTTATCTGCAAATGTTGGATGGACTAGTAATTTTGTTGCTCATTTCTTAATCGATTTTCTTTTAGGTATTTTATTACAAAGGGGTTTTTTGGAAAAGTCCTGA
- a CDS encoding LysM peptidoglycan-binding domain-containing protein, with translation MEQQIQQEEWFNHPLPPRSMVHRKVKTKKKIPSKIKKWNSLQIIVFLFIFLIIGTAYGVYQYGKTKDTIYQRESIHPPILQDSKETEANDNQSVDQSELKQEPQSMMNKSTESNPTFEQELNQPQEDSKPVEQNPDELKRDTPDQVIIHIVQPGETMFRISLKYYQTGSYADRLAKYNQINNLTKLPAGSTIKIPDKKELMKMK, from the coding sequence ATGGAACAGCAAATTCAACAAGAAGAATGGTTTAACCACCCATTACCACCAAGAAGTATGGTACACCGCAAAGTGAAAACGAAAAAAAAGATACCATCTAAAATTAAGAAATGGAATTCACTTCAGATTATAGTCTTTCTTTTTATCTTTTTAATCATAGGTACTGCATATGGGGTATATCAATATGGGAAAACAAAAGATACAATTTATCAAAGGGAATCAATCCACCCTCCAATTTTACAAGATTCTAAGGAAACTGAGGCGAATGATAACCAGAGCGTGGACCAATCAGAATTAAAACAAGAACCACAGTCAATGATGAATAAATCAACCGAATCCAATCCTACGTTTGAACAAGAACTCAATCAACCACAAGAAGACTCAAAACCAGTAGAGCAGAACCCGGATGAACTTAAAAGAGATACACCAGATCAGGTAATCATTCATATTGTTCAACCAGGTGAAACGATGTTTCGAATATCATTAAAATACTATCAAACAGGAAGTTATGCTGATCGATTGGCCAAATATAATCAAATTAATAATCTCACTAAACTTCCTGCTGGTTCTACAATAAAGATCCCGGATAAAAAAGAATTGATGAAAATGAAATAA